Proteins from one Triplophysa dalaica isolate WHDGS20190420 chromosome 6, ASM1584641v1, whole genome shotgun sequence genomic window:
- the nr4a2b gene encoding nuclear receptor subfamily 4 group A member 2b: MPCVQAQYGTSPPGASPASQSYSYNTTGEYSCDFLTPEFVKFSMDLTNAEIAVTSSLPSFNTFVDTYSSNYDVKPPCLYQMSHSGDPLSIKVEDIPPHSYHQQHHQPHQTEESVPHTGPIYYKASSPNITSSPNFPAAPHHTWEESGHLHSFHQNYLATSHMIDQQRKNAMSRLFSFKQSPVDTPMSSCQMRFDGSLHVSMGPDTPGAHRALESFAVPAPPRKQHGMGMSHSLNVGHGHPLLESPVASPQARGSPSSEGLCAVCGDNAACQHYGVRTCEGCKGFLRLETYLSFSFYFQNLSLLLHVGRVCTFYSSGHLRSSLPPFLSPRIKLVCAESRILPNRAETCAVPLQRTVQKNAKYVCLANKNCPVDKRRRNRCQYCRFQKCMVVGMVKEVVRTASLKGRRGRLPSKPKSQQDIPVSMTPVNLLNALVRAHMDSNPSMARLDYSKFQASTEYHNGDESLHIQQFYDLLTASMNIIRGWAEKIPGFTDLAKCDQELLFESAFLELFVLRLAYRSNLAEDKFIFCNGVVLHKMQCVRGFGEWIDSIFEFSSNLQSMNIDVSAFSCIAALTIVTERHGLKEPKKTEELQNKIVNCLKDQVSCSAELSKLLEKLPEVRALCTQGLQRIFYLKLEDLVPTPAIIDKLFHDTLPF, encoded by the exons ATGCCCTGCGTCCAGGCTCAGTATGGGACATCACCACCAGGAGCCAGCCCTGCATCTCAAAGTTACAGTTACAACACCACGGGAGAGTACAGTTGCGACTTCCTAACGCCGGAGTTTGTCAAGTTTAGCATGGACCTGACTAACGCAGAGATAGCTGTCACTTCTTCGCTTCCAAGTTTCAACACCTTTGTTGACACATACAGTTCCAACTACGACGTGAAGCCTCCGTGCCTCTACCAAATGTCCCACTCTGGGGATCCGTTGTCCATCAAAGTGGAGGATATACCCCCACACAGTTACCATCAGCAGCACCACCAGCCTCACCAAACTGAGGAGAGCGTACCCCATACCGGACCTATATACTATAAAGCGTCTTCTCCAAACATCACATCGTCACCAAATTTCCCGGCAGCTCCACATCACACATGGGAAGAAAGCGGACACCTTCACAGTTTTCATCAGAACTATCTGGCGACTTCACATATGATAGACCAACAGAGAAAAAACGCAATGTCTCGGTTGTTCTCGTTCAAGCAGTCTCCTGTTGATACACCGATGTCAAGCTGCCAGATGCGCTTCGATGGCTCCCTACACGTGTCTATGGGCCCGGACACCCCTGGTGCGCATCGTGCGCTGGAGAGTTTTGCCGTCCCCGCACCTCCGAGGAAACAGCACGGTATGGGGATGTCTCATTCTCTAAACGTCGGTCACGGACACCCCTTACTGGAAAGCCCGGTAGCCTCACCCCAGGCTCGGGGATCTCCTTCCAGTGAGGGTCTTTGCGCTGTGTGCGGAGATAACGCAGCTTGCCAGCACTACGGGGTGCGCACCTGCGAGGGATGCAAAGGATTCTTAAGGTTAGAAACCTATCTgtctttttccttttattttcaaaacttGTCACTATTACTACATGTTGGTAGAGTTTGCACGTTTTACagttca GGACACCTCCGTTCATCTCTGCCACCGTTTCTTTCGCCTAGAATTAAATTGGTTTGTGCCGAGAGTCGTATCTTGCCTAACCGAGC TGAAACATGTGCTGTTCCTCTACAGCGCACGGTGCAGAAAAATGCCAAATACGTTTGTCTGGCAAACAAAAATTGTCCTGTGGATAAAAGACGGCGAAATCGATGCCAGTATTGCCGCTTTCAAAAGTGCATGGTCGTGGGAATGGTAAAGGAAG TCGTCAGAACAGCGAGTTTAAAAGGCCGGAGGGGTCGTCTGCCGTCTAAACCTAAAAGCCAGCAGGACATCCCAGTCTCCATGACACCTGTCAATCTCCTGAACGCCCTAGTGAGAGCGCACATGGACTCCAACCCCTCCATGGCCCGACTGGACTACTCTAAA TTCCAGGCGAGCACCGAGTATCACAATGGAGACGAATCTCTGCACATTCAGCAATTCTACGATCTCCTTACTGCTTCGATGAACATCATTCGCGGATGGGCCGAAAAAATTCCCGGTTTTACTGACCTGGCCAAATGCGACCAGGAGTTGCTTTTCGAGTCAGCCTTCCTTGAACTTTTTGTCCTGCGGCTGGCTTACAG atcCAACCTGGCTGAGgataaatttattttttgcaatggAGTGGTTCTACACAAGATGCAGTGCGTGCGAGGCTTTGGTGAATGGATCGACTCCATCTTTGAGTTTTCTTCTAACCTTCAGAGCATGAACATAGACGTCTCTGCTTTCTCCTGCATAGCTGCTCTCACCATAGTAACAG AGAGACACGGACTGAAAGAGCCTAAGAAAACGGAGGAGCTTCAAAACAAGATAGTAAACTGTCTGAAGGATCAGGTGTCCTGCAGTGCCGAATTATCTAAACTGTTGGAGAAGCTGCCGGAGGTGCGCGCGCTGTGCACGCAAGGACTGCAGCGCATCTTTTATTTGAAACTGGAGGATTTGGTTCCCACGCCTGCCATCATCGACAAACTCTTTCATGATACGCTACCCTTCTGA